In Calonectris borealis chromosome 20, bCalBor7.hap1.2, whole genome shotgun sequence, a genomic segment contains:
- the ADPRM gene encoding manganese-dependent ADP-ribose/CDP-alcohol diphosphatase, whose translation MEAVPLFSFGVIADIQYADAEDGYDFGGFRRRYYRQSLNLLRDAVEAWGTERPPLAFVLQLGDSIDGLNARSGEAEGALEQVLAALGRLPVPVHHAWGNHEFYNFSRARLVHTGLNSRPAGAIAGLPAGDCQAYHFSPAARFRVVVLDAYDLSILGREPDSPRYQESLQLLREKNPNDNLNSPAGLKEPRFVEFNGGFSQAQLDWFNEVLKFSDENQEKVVVMGHLPVHPDASNRVCLAWNYEDALSVIHSHQCVVCFLAGHLHDGGYCLDSHGIHHLTLEGVIETPPGSNAFGTIYVYEDKMILKGRGRISDRVMHF comes from the exons ATGGAGGCGGTGCCGCTCTTCTCCTTCGGTGTCATCGCGGACATCCAGTACGCGGACGCAGAGGATGGCTACGACTTCGGCGGGTTCCGGCGGCGGTATTACCGGCAGAGCCTTAACCTGCTGCGGGACGCTGTGGAAGCGTGGGGCACCGAGAGGCCGCCCCTCGCTTTCGTGCTGCAGCTGGGTGACAGCATCGATGGCCTCAACGCCCGCAGCGGCGAGGCCGAGGGTGCCTTGGAGCAGGTGCTGGCAGCGCTGGGgcggctgccggtgccggtgcaTCACGCATGGGGCAACCACGAGTTCTATAACTTCAGCCGGGCCCGCCTGGTGCACACCGGCCTCAACAGCCGTCCCGCCGGGGCCATAGCCGGCCTGCCAGCTGGGGACTGCCAGGCCTATCACTTCAGCCCAGCCGCACGGTTCCGTGTTGTCGTGCTCGATGCCTACGACCTGAGCATCCTGGGCAGGGAGCCAGACAGCCCCCGCTACCAGGAGTCGCTGCAGCTGCTGCGGGAGAAGAACCCCAACGACAACCTCAACAGCCCCGCAG GACTCAAAGAACCTCGGTTTGTAGAGTTTAACGGAGGATTTAGCCAAGCCCAGTTGGACTGGTTCAATGAAGTCCTCAAGTTCTCTgatgaaaaccaagaaaaagttGTAGTTATGG GTCATCTGCCCGTTCATCCAGATGCTTCAAACAGAGTTTGCCTAGCCTGGAATTACGAAGATGCCCTTTCGGTCATACACTCCCATCAGTGCGTGGTCTGCTTTCTTGCAGGGCACCTGCATGACGGTGGCTATTGTTTAGACTCTCATGGAATACATCATCTGACTTTGGAGGGGGTTATTGAAACTCCACCGGGAAGCAATGCCTTTGGAACTATTTATGTCTATGAAGACAAAATGATACTAAAGGGAAGGGGCAGAATTTCAGACAGAGttatgcatttctga